A genomic window from Triticum urartu cultivar G1812 chromosome 7, Tu2.1, whole genome shotgun sequence includes:
- the LOC125524282 gene encoding cinnamoyl-CoA reductase 1-like, which produces MDPAGAGKATAAAAVCVTGAGGFIASWLVERLLAGGDYAVHGTVRDPGNPKNDHLRTLDGAGERLRLFKVDVLDYASVASAVAGCAGVFHVASPCPATKSMNPEVELLAPAVAGTLNVLRACREAGVRRVVVVSSVGAIFINPNPPEGPTMDEHCWSDEEYCRATESWYCLSKTLAEREAWAYAEKTGLDVVTVCPPLVFGPLLQPTVNTSSLFLIRYLKCDSVDAMDDRVRNMVDVRDVADALVLAYESPGAAGRYICSAHARKVSEMVSIVRSLHPNLNCANRFVQLVEDEKVFSTEKLQRLGWKFRTLEETLKNSIESYMSAGILN; this is translated from the exons ATGGACCCGGCCGGCGCGGGgaaggcgacggcggcggcggctgtgtGCGTGACGGGCGCGGGAGGCTTCATCGCCTCGTGGCTCGTGGAGCGCCTCCTCGCCGGAGGAGACTACGCGGTGCATGGCACCGTTCGTGATCCTG GCAACCCCAAGAATGACCACCTGAGGACGCTGGACGGCGCCGGCGAGCGGCTGCGGCTGTTCAAGGTCGACGTGCTGGACTACGCGAGCGTGGCGTCCGCCGTGGCCGGCTGTGCCGGCGTCTTCCACGTCGCCAGCCCATGCCCCGCCACCAAATCCATGAACCCCGAG GTGGAGCTGCTTGCCCCGGCGGTGGCCGGCACGCTGAACGTGCTCCGGGCCTGCCGTGAGGCCGGCGTCCGCCGCGTCGTGGTGGTGTCGTCGGTCGGCGCGATCTTCATCAACCCCAACCCCCCCGAGGGCCCCACCATGGACGAACACTGCTGGTCGGACGAGGAGTACTGCAGAGCCACTGAG AGTTGGTACTGCCTCTCCAAGACGCTGGCCGAACGCGAGGCCTGGGCTTACGCAGAGAAGACCGGGCTAGACGTGGTGACCGTGTGCCCACCGCTGGTGTTTGGGCCTCTGCTGCAGCCCACGGTGAACACCAGCAGCTTGTTCCTCATCAGATACCTGAAAT GCGACAGCGTGGACGCCATGGACGACAGGGTGAGGAACATGGTGGACGTCAGGGACGTCGCCGACGCCCTTGTGCTAGCGTACGAGAGCCCAGGGGCGGCCGGCCGCTACATCTGCAGCGCGCACGCCAGGAAGGTGTCCGAAATGGTTTCCATCGTCAGGAGCCTGCATCCCAACCTGAACTGCGCAAACAG GTTCGTTCAGCTGGTGGAAGATGAGAAGGTGTTCAGCACAGAGAAGCTGCAAAGGCTGGGGTGGAAGTTCAGGACGTTGGAGGAGACGCTCAAGAACAGCATCGAGTCCTACATGTCTGCAGGCATACTCAACTGA